The following coding sequences are from one Granulicella sp. L56 window:
- a CDS encoding TonB-dependent receptor, with product MHRPSLRPSGILKPFFTLLFLIAALPLLAQSGQLSGVVKDPTQLVVPNAQITLTDTQSSITASATTNQQGVYLFTGVAAGTYRLTAQAQGFNSIVIPQMAIEAGQSATQDLTFHLGTATETINVSATAPGSAESGYRVDNVAPGVLGTAPIVNTPYVISVLSNTLIANTQTKSLRDAIKYLPLVSFQEQQGSDVIRPETRGIEGSNMQNTRMDGMGIAITSANPMEQYQQLEVVNGLGASMYGPANPSGMFNFILKRPTEERFTNLSLDYDNKSIGTIYADTGGRLGPHKIFGYRGNLLYGDGTSYVEASRLRRRLAEFAFDVRPTNATLIDAHYSAYDVVQRGYPGWFTYGPDPKDKTNHPPHTLILPAAPDPTRVGYGQAYAGVNLTTQTTSGRLHHDFSPNWHALAGVSWQRLDRFIDTPVNNLTDNNGDYSSSLANGFAPRFGVNSDLGYITGTVKALGMTHDLVIGSTGYEFTSYSGTKPSAASVLLGTANINAPRVFAAPAALPRNINLYHSSIVNQQGFNLGDFITLPAHFLVRLAASQDWIGVDNYSSATVRSGGSNKNGVSPSVSLLYKPLDNMTIYGTYASSLQQGDTAPAGAVNANQALPPYRSKEWEVGYKAQVHTIALTTALFRIERPFANTDASNVFRITGDQVNYGAEISAQGTLFHRLLLDGGFTALNPRLNDTGVTATNGKLFVGTPPYKSNILSEYQLPFLEGLTVTGDWQYIGRRPQDDENLHFTNGYNTFDFGLRYSHRVLSKQTTWRVASNNITNTRYYSTLGPGDITGTNASSNTAHLGEPRTVAASMQIAF from the coding sequence ATGCATCGTCCATCCCTTCGCCCCTCCGGCATTTTGAAGCCGTTCTTCACGCTTCTGTTTCTTATTGCGGCGCTTCCGCTGCTCGCTCAATCCGGCCAGCTCTCCGGCGTGGTCAAAGACCCCACCCAGCTCGTCGTCCCCAACGCGCAGATCACCCTCACTGACACGCAGAGCAGCATCACCGCCAGCGCCACGACCAATCAGCAGGGCGTCTACCTCTTCACCGGCGTCGCTGCCGGAACCTACCGCCTCACCGCGCAGGCCCAGGGCTTCAACTCCATCGTCATCCCGCAGATGGCCATCGAAGCAGGCCAGAGCGCGACCCAGGACCTCACCTTCCACTTAGGCACAGCGACCGAGACCATCAATGTCTCTGCCACGGCTCCCGGCTCGGCAGAGAGCGGCTACCGCGTCGATAACGTGGCCCCCGGCGTCCTTGGCACCGCGCCCATCGTCAACACGCCCTACGTCATCAGCGTGCTCTCCAACACCCTCATCGCCAACACCCAGACCAAGAGCCTCCGCGACGCCATCAAATACCTTCCGCTGGTCTCCTTTCAAGAGCAGCAGGGCTCCGACGTCATCCGTCCCGAGACCCGCGGCATCGAAGGCAGCAACATGCAGAACACCCGCATGGACGGCATGGGCATCGCCATCACCAGCGCCAACCCGATGGAGCAGTACCAGCAGCTCGAAGTCGTCAACGGCCTCGGAGCCTCCATGTACGGCCCGGCGAATCCGTCCGGCATGTTCAACTTCATCCTCAAGCGGCCCACGGAAGAGCGCTTCACCAACCTCTCGCTCGACTACGACAACAAATCCATCGGCACCATCTACGCCGACACCGGCGGCCGTCTCGGCCCGCACAAGATCTTCGGCTATCGTGGAAACCTGCTCTACGGCGATGGAACTTCCTACGTCGAGGCCAGCCGCCTGCGCCGCCGCCTCGCCGAGTTCGCCTTCGACGTTCGCCCCACCAACGCCACCCTCATCGACGCCCACTACAGCGCCTATGACGTCGTGCAGCGCGGCTACCCCGGCTGGTTCACCTACGGCCCCGATCCCAAGGACAAGACCAATCACCCGCCCCACACCCTCATTCTTCCCGCCGCGCCCGATCCCACCCGCGTCGGCTACGGACAGGCTTACGCCGGAGTCAACCTCACCACCCAGACCACCAGCGGCCGTCTTCACCACGACTTCTCCCCCAACTGGCACGCCCTGGCTGGCGTCTCCTGGCAGCGCCTCGACCGCTTCATCGACACGCCGGTCAATAACCTCACCGACAACAACGGTGACTACAGCAGCTCCCTCGCCAACGGCTTCGCTCCACGCTTCGGCGTCAACAGCGATCTCGGCTACATCACTGGGACCGTCAAAGCGCTGGGCATGACCCACGATCTCGTCATCGGCAGCACAGGATACGAGTTCACCTCCTACAGCGGCACCAAGCCCTCCGCCGCCAGCGTCCTGCTCGGCACCGCCAACATCAACGCTCCGCGCGTCTTCGCCGCTCCCGCTGCGCTACCTCGCAATATCAACCTCTATCACTCCAGCATCGTGAACCAGCAGGGCTTCAACCTCGGCGACTTCATCACCCTTCCGGCACACTTCCTCGTCCGCCTCGCCGCCAGCCAGGACTGGATCGGCGTCGACAACTACAGCTCCGCCACCGTCCGCTCCGGCGGCTCCAACAAGAACGGCGTCAGCCCCTCGGTCAGCCTTCTGTACAAGCCGCTCGACAACATGACCATCTACGGCACCTACGCCAGCAGCCTGCAACAAGGCGACACCGCGCCCGCCGGTGCAGTCAACGCCAACCAGGCACTCCCCCCCTACCGCAGCAAGGAGTGGGAGGTCGGCTACAAGGCGCAGGTGCACACCATCGCCCTCACCACCGCGCTCTTCCGTATCGAGCGGCCCTTCGCCAACACCGACGCCAGCAACGTCTTCCGCATCACCGGCGATCAGGTCAACTACGGCGCCGAGATCTCCGCCCAGGGAACCCTCTTCCATCGCCTGCTCCTCGACGGCGGCTTCACCGCGCTGAACCCAAGGCTCAACGACACCGGAGTCACCGCGACCAATGGCAAGCTCTTCGTCGGCACGCCTCCCTACAAATCCAACATCCTCAGCGAATACCAGCTTCCCTTCCTCGAAGGCCTCACCGTAACCGGAGACTGGCAATACATCGGCCGCCGCCCGCAGGACGACGAGAACCTGCACTTCACCAACGGCTACAACACCTTCGACTTCGGCCTGCGCTACTCCCACCGCGTCTTAAGCAAACAGACCACATGGCGCGTCGCCTCCAACAACATCACCAACACGCGTTACTATTCCACCCTCGGCCCCGGCGACATCACCGGCACCAACGCCAGCAGCAACACCGCCCACCTGGGCGAGCCGCGAACCGTGGCCGCCTCCATGCAAATCGCCTTCTAG
- the nadD gene encoding nicotinate-nucleotide adenylyltransferase produces MRIALFGGTFDPPHLGHLAIAKAAADAFHLDEVLFAPAGRQPLKPNGTPTPFADRLAMVTLACKQDQRFRASNLDAPRSDGQPNYTADTLAELQQTTPNATLFNLVGADSFLNLPHWRDPLRLLALAEWIVVSRPGFSLGSWHDDLSALQLTPQQRARVHLLETVHEDLSATSLRERLHSGDPCADLLPAEVSSYLQTHRLYL; encoded by the coding sequence TTGCGCATCGCGCTCTTCGGCGGCACCTTCGACCCTCCCCACCTGGGCCATCTGGCCATCGCCAAGGCTGCCGCCGACGCGTTTCACCTCGACGAAGTCCTCTTCGCCCCCGCAGGCCGCCAGCCGCTCAAGCCCAACGGAACTCCCACCCCCTTCGCCGACCGCCTTGCCATGGTCACTCTGGCCTGCAAGCAGGACCAGCGTTTTCGCGCCTCTAACCTCGACGCGCCTCGCTCCGACGGCCAACCCAACTACACCGCCGACACCCTCGCCGAACTACAGCAGACCACACCCAACGCCACGCTCTTCAATCTCGTAGGCGCGGACAGCTTTCTCAATCTTCCTCACTGGCGCGACCCCCTCCGCCTGCTTGCGTTAGCGGAGTGGATCGTCGTCAGCCGCCCCGGCTTTTCGCTCGGCTCCTGGCACGACGATCTCTCCGCGCTCCAGCTCACGCCACAGCAGCGCGCCCGCGTCCACCTGCTCGAAACCGTCCACGAAGACCTCTCGGCGACCAGCCTGCGCGAACGCCTGCACTCCGGCGATCCCTGCGCGGACCTGCTTCCGGCAGAGGTTTCAAGCTATCTCCAAACCCATCGTCTTTACCTCTGA
- a CDS encoding oxidoreductase produces the protein MSSEVRVGLVGYGYAGRTFHAPLIASVPGLRLTVVGSSQREAVQAAYPGVAVCSAMEATTHPEVDLVVIATTNESHFPLASAGLRAGKHVVVDKPFTVTLAEARSLAEIAREHGRILSVFHNRRWESEILAAKEILQSGVLGEVSHFECHMDRFRPVVRQRWREEPGPGAGLWFDLGPHLIDLSLYLFGLPDSVNASFATLREGGLTDDWAHVQLNYKRLRVVLHASLLVSGGGPRSVLHGTRGSWAKFGADVQEQQLKSGMLPGDPQFGYDPSPGIVYDGATGTQTEVPSPRGDQRGFYAAMRDAIRGEGAPPVSVRDAVAVMAVLEASFASGAQGKVLPVSLTAEERTEWEIFTDAER, from the coding sequence ATGAGTTCAGAGGTTCGCGTCGGGTTAGTTGGCTATGGCTATGCGGGCAGGACGTTTCATGCCCCGCTGATCGCGTCGGTGCCGGGGTTGCGGCTGACGGTGGTGGGGTCGAGCCAGCGCGAGGCGGTGCAGGCGGCGTATCCGGGGGTTGCCGTGTGTTCGGCGATGGAGGCGACGACGCACCCGGAGGTCGATCTGGTGGTGATCGCTACGACGAATGAGAGCCACTTTCCGCTGGCGTCTGCTGGGCTGCGCGCGGGAAAGCATGTGGTCGTCGACAAGCCGTTTACCGTGACACTGGCGGAGGCGCGATCGTTGGCGGAGATAGCGCGGGAGCATGGGCGCATTCTATCGGTCTTTCACAACCGGCGGTGGGAGAGCGAGATTCTGGCCGCGAAGGAGATTTTGCAGAGTGGAGTCCTGGGTGAGGTTTCACATTTTGAATGCCACATGGATAGATTTCGGCCGGTCGTGCGGCAGCGCTGGCGCGAAGAGCCGGGTCCGGGCGCGGGATTGTGGTTCGATCTGGGGCCGCATCTGATCGATCTGTCGTTGTATTTGTTCGGATTGCCCGATTCGGTGAATGCGAGCTTTGCTACGCTGCGCGAGGGTGGGTTGACGGACGACTGGGCGCATGTGCAGCTCAACTACAAGCGGCTGCGGGTGGTGCTTCATGCTTCGCTGCTGGTGTCGGGAGGTGGGCCGCGCTCGGTGCTGCATGGGACGCGCGGGAGCTGGGCGAAGTTCGGCGCGGATGTGCAGGAGCAGCAGTTGAAGAGCGGGATGCTGCCGGGTGATCCGCAGTTTGGCTATGATCCCAGTCCGGGGATCGTGTACGACGGTGCGACCGGCACGCAGACGGAGGTGCCGTCGCCGAGAGGGGATCAGAGGGGGTTTTATGCTGCGATGCGGGATGCGATTCGCGGTGAGGGCGCGCCGCCGGTTTCCGTGAGGGATGCGGTGGCGGTGATGGCGGTGCTGGAGGCTTCGTTTGCGTCGGGCGCGCAGGGGAAGGTGCTGCCGGTTTCGCTGACAGCGGAAGAGCGTACGGAGTGGGAGATTTTTACAGATGCTGAGCGGTGA
- the obgE gene encoding GTPase ObgE, with translation MFIDEARIRIKAGDGGNGCMAFRREKFVPRGGPSGGDGGHGGDILMSSSLSHNTLVHFRFNPEHKSKRGEHGMGSNCSGESAEHLTLKVPVGTLLYDDDTGELVHDFTRPDETIVIARGGRGGRGNQHFATSTHQAPREHELGRAGEARNFRLELRLLADAGLVGYPNVGKSTLISRLSAAKPKIANYAFTTLQPNLGVVQVGDFPHTESFTIADLPGLIEGAHLGHGLGIQFLKHIERTSVIVHLVDVSDSSATEGTARLDAVADFKVITEELRSFDPSLATRPTIVVATKCDVANPDKLKKLTAMAKRRKLPFFAISAVTGEGIEPLKYAIAEAVAAHRPARIEIEAVPATTKRKANYPPPAPSARRRG, from the coding sequence ATGTTTATTGATGAAGCACGAATCCGAATCAAGGCCGGTGACGGCGGCAACGGCTGCATGGCCTTTCGCCGCGAAAAGTTCGTTCCCCGCGGAGGCCCCTCCGGCGGCGACGGCGGCCATGGCGGCGACATTCTCATGTCCTCGTCCCTCAGCCACAACACCCTCGTCCACTTCCGCTTCAACCCCGAGCACAAGTCCAAGCGCGGCGAACACGGCATGGGCTCCAACTGCTCCGGCGAGTCCGCCGAACACCTTACGCTCAAGGTTCCCGTAGGCACGCTGCTCTACGATGACGACACCGGCGAACTGGTCCACGACTTCACCCGTCCCGACGAGACCATCGTCATCGCTCGCGGCGGACGCGGCGGACGCGGCAACCAGCACTTCGCCACCAGCACCCACCAAGCTCCGCGCGAGCACGAGCTGGGCCGCGCCGGCGAGGCGCGCAACTTCCGCCTCGAGCTGCGCCTGCTCGCCGACGCCGGTCTGGTCGGCTACCCCAACGTCGGCAAATCGACGCTGATTTCGCGGCTCTCCGCGGCCAAGCCCAAGATCGCCAACTACGCCTTCACCACGCTCCAGCCCAACCTCGGCGTCGTGCAGGTCGGCGACTTCCCGCACACCGAGTCCTTCACCATCGCCGACCTTCCCGGCCTCATCGAAGGCGCGCACCTCGGCCACGGCCTCGGCATCCAGTTCCTCAAGCACATCGAGCGCACCAGCGTCATCGTTCACCTTGTCGACGTCTCCGACTCCAGCGCCACCGAAGGCACCGCCCGCCTCGACGCCGTGGCCGACTTCAAGGTCATCACCGAAGAGCTGCGCAGCTTCGACCCCTCGCTCGCCACGCGGCCCACCATCGTCGTCGCCACCAAGTGCGATGTCGCCAACCCCGACAAGCTCAAAAAGCTGACCGCCATGGCCAAACGCCGCAAGCTGCCCTTCTTCGCCATCTCTGCCGTCACCGGCGAGGGCATCGAGCCGCTCAAGTACGCCATCGCCGAAGCTGTCGCAGCTCATCGCCCCGCCCGCATCGAGATCGAAGCCGTCCCGGCCACAACCAAGCGCAAGGCCAACTATCCGCCACCTGCTCCCTCGGCGCGCCGCCGCGGCTAA
- a CDS encoding substrate-binding domain-containing protein, whose product MTSDRRGQSRRELLKRGGTLMAAAIAAGIPSTLLAETLATLDVASAGSIRPMLEGPLKTAAAQTLKLDLHTHAKGADAVAQSIVDGSLRADVFIPVTPGPMLTVMHAGKAETAYPIGTTEMVLVYSPRGRFAPQFEAAAKGNAKWWEILQQPGLRFAHGNPVGDPGGRNAIFTMMLAAKKYSQPDLVTKLFGTTFTPPPEPPGSNNQERLQSGDLDATTSYKIATDWVHLPYLDLPADINLSGQNVHAEHPDVSLTLGDKTFYPEPLVYYAAVLKGAANPQGALAFTQWLQGHEAQAIFRSHKYGSPRSAPTLHA is encoded by the coding sequence ATGACCTCGGACAGAAGAGGTCAAAGCAGGCGAGAACTTCTCAAGCGCGGCGGCACGCTCATGGCAGCGGCAATCGCGGCTGGAATCCCCTCCACTCTGCTGGCCGAAACGCTGGCAACCCTCGACGTAGCCTCCGCTGGCAGCATCCGGCCCATGCTCGAAGGCCCCTTAAAGACAGCGGCGGCGCAGACGCTGAAGCTGGATCTCCACACGCACGCCAAGGGAGCCGATGCAGTCGCCCAGTCCATCGTGGATGGCAGCCTTCGCGCGGACGTCTTTATTCCCGTCACGCCCGGTCCCATGCTCACCGTCATGCACGCAGGCAAGGCGGAGACGGCATACCCCATCGGCACCACCGAGATGGTGCTCGTCTACAGCCCCAGGGGCCGCTTCGCTCCTCAGTTCGAGGCAGCAGCCAAAGGCAACGCAAAGTGGTGGGAGATACTCCAGCAGCCCGGCCTCCGCTTCGCGCATGGCAATCCCGTCGGAGACCCCGGCGGACGTAACGCCATCTTCACCATGATGCTGGCCGCAAAAAAATACAGCCAGCCCGATCTGGTCACAAAACTCTTCGGCACGACGTTCACGCCACCACCTGAGCCTCCCGGCAGCAACAATCAGGAACGTCTGCAAAGTGGCGATCTGGACGCCACCACCTCTTACAAGATCGCGACGGACTGGGTTCACCTGCCCTACCTTGATCTCCCCGCAGACATCAATCTCAGCGGCCAGAACGTCCATGCCGAGCATCCCGACGTCAGCCTGACTCTCGGCGACAAAACTTTTTACCCGGAGCCGCTGGTCTACTACGCCGCGGTCCTCAAAGGCGCTGCCAATCCGCAGGGCGCCCTCGCTTTTACCCAATGGCTACAGGGCCACGAAGCCCAGGCTATCTTCCGCAGCCACAAATACGGTTCGCCACGCAGCGCACCTACGCTTCACGCATAA
- a CDS encoding sulfatase-like hydrolase/transferase, which produces MMDRRKFIALMSSGVAAAPVASFALPVVEGAAVAKVGAPRRRPNVIFMICDDLGYGDPGCYGSKLPTPNLDSMAAHGLRFTHFNAGHPICSASRSAVMTGRYGTRTGTTGAFGPYTPGAKIEGTALDETFLSNLFHDGGYRSKAIGKWHLGEAKEYLPTSRGFDSFYGVPYSDDMNPLPLMRDTEILEQNTDRDLLTPRYTEEAVKYFGEQDGEHPFFLYLGFSYPHDPARASERFRGKTVLGDYGDAVAEIDWSVGEIVRAVEEKGLSGDTLICFTSDHGPWYQGSPGLLRGRKASTFEGGFRVPFLAMWPGVIAPGKVVETWCSNLDVLPTMASLCGLGLPQKPLDGVDVSKVLLGHEGAVERKPLLYFSAMGNGGIDVHCIRKESWKLRVAQGVKGEVYINDRTTNARGSAWLQHPELYDLSRDPAESYDVAKFHPELVAELMGELEAQMPSFPPHVVEAYAKLKQNKGDITTPPGASPRPLGAPVPAWAWEPENLR; this is translated from the coding sequence ATGATGGACCGGCGAAAGTTTATTGCTCTGATGTCTTCTGGTGTTGCGGCTGCTCCGGTGGCTTCGTTTGCGCTGCCTGTGGTTGAAGGTGCCGCTGTTGCGAAGGTGGGTGCTCCGCGGCGGCGGCCCAATGTGATCTTCATGATCTGCGATGACCTCGGGTATGGCGATCCCGGCTGCTATGGATCGAAGCTGCCTACGCCGAATCTCGACAGCATGGCCGCGCATGGGCTGCGCTTCACGCACTTCAATGCGGGGCATCCTATCTGCTCGGCGTCGCGGTCGGCGGTGATGACCGGGCGCTATGGCACGCGCACCGGGACGACCGGGGCCTTTGGGCCGTATACGCCGGGCGCGAAGATAGAGGGGACGGCGCTCGATGAGACCTTTCTCTCGAACCTGTTTCATGATGGCGGCTATAGGAGCAAGGCCATCGGCAAGTGGCACCTGGGGGAGGCGAAGGAGTATCTGCCGACCAGCCGCGGCTTCGACTCGTTTTACGGCGTGCCTTACAGCGACGACATGAATCCGCTGCCGTTGATGCGGGACACCGAGATTCTTGAGCAGAATACAGACCGCGATCTGCTGACGCCGCGCTATACGGAAGAGGCAGTGAAGTATTTCGGCGAGCAGGATGGCGAGCATCCCTTCTTTCTCTATCTTGGATTTTCTTATCCGCACGATCCGGCACGGGCCTCCGAGCGGTTTCGCGGCAAGACCGTGCTGGGAGATTATGGCGATGCGGTCGCCGAGATCGACTGGAGTGTAGGTGAGATTGTGCGCGCCGTCGAAGAGAAGGGGTTGAGCGGCGATACGCTGATCTGCTTCACCAGCGATCATGGGCCTTGGTATCAGGGCAGCCCGGGGCTGCTGCGCGGACGCAAGGCTTCGACGTTCGAGGGCGGGTTTCGCGTGCCGTTTCTGGCGATGTGGCCGGGAGTGATTGCGCCGGGCAAGGTGGTGGAGACGTGGTGCTCGAACCTCGATGTGCTGCCGACGATGGCTTCGCTGTGCGGGCTGGGGCTGCCGCAGAAGCCGCTGGATGGCGTGGATGTCTCGAAGGTGTTGCTGGGGCATGAGGGAGCGGTGGAGCGTAAGCCGCTGCTCTATTTCAGCGCGATGGGCAATGGCGGCATCGACGTGCACTGCATTCGCAAGGAGTCGTGGAAGCTGCGCGTGGCGCAGGGCGTCAAGGGCGAGGTCTACATCAACGACAGGACGACCAATGCGCGGGGGAGTGCGTGGTTGCAGCATCCGGAGCTGTATGACCTGTCGCGTGACCCGGCGGAGAGCTACGACGTGGCCAAGTTTCACCCGGAGCTGGTGGCGGAGTTAATGGGAGAGCTGGAGGCGCAGATGCCTTCATTCCCTCCGCATGTGGTGGAGGCTTATGCGAAGTTGAAACAGAACAAAGGCGACATCACTACGCCGCCGGGGGCTTCGCCGAGACCGCTTGGTGCGCCTGTGCCAGCGTGGGCCTGGGAGCCGGAGAATCTGCGGTAG